The following coding sequences lie in one Pseudomonas sp. SL4(2022) genomic window:
- a CDS encoding 3-oxoacyl-ACP reductase, translated as MSDRYLAFANSTSGRRLVSALGLPAPLLLERWMAGRSRPVDGALLLGGDGSLASAVRPFAHKLTDALYAAREGQLELPRWTAEHSPKLKALVFDASGLTRFEQLIELRDFFQPAFKGLDKCPRVVVLGRAPESLKDPIAASVQRSLEGFTRSLGKEIRRGGNVQLIYVGKGGEAQLEGALRFFLSPKSAYVSGQVLRLNACSEQVKDWTRPLAGKKALVTGASRGIGAAIAETLARDGAEVVLLDVPPAKDALDALAARLGGRGLALDICADDAAAQLIEALPDGVDIVVHNAGITRDKTLAKMTDAFWNSVINVNLNAPQVLTQALLDAGKLHDNGRVVLIASISGIAGNMGQTNYAVSKAGVIGLAQAWAPTLAKRGISINAVAPGFIETQMTAAIPLTIREAGRRMNSMGQGGLPQDVAEAVAWFAQPGSGAATAQVLRVCGQSLLGA; from the coding sequence ATGTCAGACCGTTATCTCGCCTTTGCCAACTCCACCTCAGGTCGCCGTTTGGTCAGTGCGCTCGGCCTGCCCGCGCCGCTGCTGCTGGAGCGTTGGATGGCTGGACGCAGCCGGCCGGTCGACGGTGCTCTGCTGCTGGGCGGCGACGGCAGCCTGGCCAGCGCGGTGCGGCCCTTTGCGCACAAGCTGACCGACGCCCTGTATGCAGCTCGCGAAGGCCAGCTCGAGCTGCCGCGCTGGACCGCCGAACACAGCCCCAAGCTCAAGGCGCTGGTGTTTGATGCCAGCGGGCTGACCCGCTTTGAGCAGCTGATTGAGCTGCGCGACTTCTTCCAGCCGGCCTTCAAAGGCTTGGATAAATGCCCCCGGGTGGTGGTGCTGGGGCGTGCCCCGGAGTCACTGAAAGACCCGATTGCCGCCAGCGTGCAGCGCTCGCTGGAAGGCTTCACCCGCTCGCTGGGCAAGGAAATCCGCCGTGGCGGCAACGTGCAGCTCATCTATGTCGGCAAAGGCGGCGAAGCGCAGCTTGAAGGCGCGTTGCGCTTCTTCCTCTCGCCGAAAAGTGCGTATGTGTCGGGTCAGGTGCTGCGTTTGAACGCCTGCAGCGAGCAGGTCAAGGACTGGACTCGCCCACTGGCCGGCAAGAAGGCGTTGGTCACCGGCGCTTCACGCGGTATTGGCGCAGCCATCGCCGAAACCCTGGCCCGCGACGGTGCCGAGGTGGTGCTGCTGGACGTGCCACCGGCCAAGGATGCCTTGGATGCCCTCGCCGCACGCTTGGGCGGGCGCGGCCTGGCCCTGGATATCTGCGCCGATGATGCCGCCGCGCAGCTGATCGAAGCGCTGCCAGACGGCGTGGACATCGTCGTGCACAACGCCGGCATCACCCGCGACAAGACCCTGGCGAAGATGACCGACGCGTTCTGGAACTCGGTGATCAACGTCAACCTGAATGCCCCGCAGGTGCTAACCCAAGCCCTGCTGGATGCCGGCAAGCTGCACGACAACGGCCGCGTGGTGCTGATCGCCTCGATCAGCGGCATCGCCGGCAATATGGGCCAGACCAACTACGCAGTGAGCAAGGCCGGGGTGATCGGCCTGGCCCAGGCCTGGGCGCCGACGCTGGCCAAACGCGGCATCAGCATCAACGCGGTGGCGCCGGGCTTTATCGAAACCCAGATGACCGCCGCCATCCCACTGACCATCCGCGAAGCCGGCCGGCGGATGAACTCCATGGGCCAGGGCGGCCTACCGCAGGACGTTGCCGAAGCCGTGGCCTGGTTCGCCCAGCCAGGCTCGGGTGCCGCCACGGCACAAGTTTTACGCGTATGCGGACAAAGTCTACTAGGGGCTTAA
- the speA gene encoding arginine decarboxylase, which translates to MSARRTRKDDGSQWTVADSRSVYGIRHWGAGYFAINDKGCVEVRPNGPQSTPIDLYEQLDELRSSGLSLPLLVRFPDILQDRVRQLTGAFDANIARLEYQSRYTALYPIKVNQQEAVVENIIATQNVSIGLEAGSKPELMAVLALAPKGGTIVCNGYKDREFIKLALMGQKLGHNVFIVIEKESEVQLVIDEAAELKVAPQVGLRVRLSSLASSKWADTGGEKSKFGLSAAQLLSVVERFRAAGLDQGIRLLHFHMGSQIANLSDYQHGFKEAIRYYGELRGLGLPVDHIDVGGGLGVDYDGTHSRNASSINYDMDDYAGVVVGMLKEFCDAQELPHPHIFSESGRSLTAHHAMLVVQVTDVEKHNDEIPRIEDVTSLPETVRYLVELLGPTDIEMVTETYWRATHYMSDVATQYADGKLSLTEKALAEQCYFAVCRRLHNSLKARQRSHRQVLDELNDKLADKYICNFSVFQSLPDTWAIGQVLPILPLNRLDEEPLRRAVLQDLTCDSDGKIRQYVDEQSIETSLPVHEVREGEDYLLGIFLVGAYQEILGDMHNLFGDTDSVNIYQNADGSVYHAGIETHDTIEDMLRYVHLSPEELMNHYRDKVASAKISPRERTQFLDALRLGLTRSSYLSS; encoded by the coding sequence ATGTCTGCACGACGCACACGCAAAGATGACGGCAGCCAGTGGACCGTAGCGGACAGCCGCAGTGTCTATGGTATTCGCCATTGGGGCGCGGGTTACTTCGCGATCAATGACAAGGGCTGTGTCGAGGTGCGCCCGAATGGCCCGCAGAGCACGCCGATTGACCTCTACGAGCAGCTCGATGAGCTGCGTTCCAGTGGTTTGTCGCTGCCGTTGCTGGTGCGCTTTCCGGACATCCTGCAAGACCGCGTGCGTCAGCTGACCGGTGCCTTCGACGCCAACATTGCACGCTTGGAATACCAGAGCCGCTACACCGCGTTGTACCCGATCAAGGTCAACCAGCAGGAAGCGGTGGTGGAGAACATCATCGCCACGCAGAACGTTTCCATCGGCCTGGAAGCCGGCTCCAAGCCGGAGTTGATGGCGGTGCTGGCGCTGGCACCAAAAGGTGGCACGATCGTCTGCAACGGCTACAAAGATCGCGAGTTCATCAAGCTGGCGCTGATGGGGCAGAAGCTCGGTCACAACGTGTTTATTGTCATCGAGAAAGAATCCGAAGTGCAGTTGGTGATCGACGAAGCCGCCGAACTCAAAGTGGCGCCGCAGGTCGGTCTGCGCGTGCGCCTGTCCTCGTTGGCCTCGAGCAAGTGGGCTGACACCGGCGGCGAAAAATCCAAGTTCGGCCTGTCGGCGGCGCAGCTGCTGTCGGTGGTCGAGCGCTTCCGCGCGGCGGGGCTGGATCAGGGCATCCGCCTGCTGCACTTTCATATGGGCTCGCAGATCGCCAACCTGTCCGACTACCAGCACGGCTTCAAGGAAGCCATCCGCTATTACGGCGAGCTGCGTGGTCTGGGCCTGCCGGTCGACCATATCGACGTCGGCGGTGGCCTGGGCGTGGATTACGACGGTACACACTCGCGCAATGCCAGCTCGATCAACTACGACATGGATGACTACGCGGGTGTCGTGGTCGGCATGCTTAAGGAGTTCTGCGACGCTCAGGAATTGCCGCATCCGCATATCTTCTCGGAAAGCGGCCGCTCGCTGACCGCGCATCACGCCATGCTGGTGGTGCAGGTCACCGATGTGGAAAAACACAACGACGAGATTCCGCGTATCGAGGATGTCACCAGCCTGCCGGAAACCGTGCGCTACCTGGTTGAATTGCTCGGCCCGACCGATATCGAGATGGTCACCGAGACCTACTGGCGCGCCACCCACTACATGAGCGACGTGGCCACTCAGTACGCCGACGGTAAACTCAGCCTGACCGAAAAGGCTCTGGCCGAGCAGTGCTATTTTGCCGTGTGCCGCCGCCTGCACAACTCACTCAAAGCCCGTCAGCGTTCGCACCGTCAGGTGCTGGATGAGCTGAACGACAAGCTGGCCGACAAGTACATCTGCAATTTCTCGGTGTTCCAGAGCTTGCCGGACACCTGGGCTATCGGCCAGGTGCTGCCGATTCTGCCGCTCAACCGCCTCGACGAAGAGCCGCTGCGCCGCGCTGTGCTGCAGGACCTGACCTGCGATTCCGACGGCAAGATCCGCCAGTACGTCGATGAGCAGAGCATCGAGACCAGCCTGCCGGTGCACGAAGTGCGCGAGGGCGAGGACTACCTACTGGGGATCTTCCTGGTCGGTGCCTACCAGGAAATTCTCGGTGATATGCACAACCTGTTCGGCGACACCGATTCGGTGAACATCTATCAGAACGCGGATGGCAGCGTTTACCACGCCGGTATCGAGACCCACGACACCATCGAGGACATGCTGCGCTACGTGCACCTGTCACCGGAGGAGTTGATGAACCACTACCGCGATAAGGTCGCCAGCGCCAAGATCAGCCCGCGCGAGCGCACGCAGTTCCTCGATGCATTGCGTCTTGGGCTGACCCGTTCGTCTTACCTGTCGTCCTAG